Genomic DNA from Streptomyces venezuelae:
CCGCCGCCGCGATCACCGCGGACGGTTCGAGCAGCGCCGCGGCCCGCAGATCCGCGTCGTCGCGCAGCGGGTGCAGCAGTCGCGCGGGCACCACGACGTGGTCGGCGAAGGCACCGGGTTCGGTGAACCCGGTCTCCGCGTATCCGCCCGTGCACAGGCTCGTCTCGCCGTACCGGCAGCGCGCGCAGACGCCGCACGCCCGGAAGCCCTCGGCGACGGTCCTGCGGCCGACGAGCGCGGGGTCGGCGCCGGGGCCGACGGCCACCACCGTGCCGGACCACTCGTGGCCGGGGATCACCGGGTAGCGGACGAACGCGGCGTCGCGGTGTCCGTCGTACACCTCGCGGTCGCTCATGCAGATCCCGGCGGCGGCGACCTCGACGAGGACCTCGCCGGGGCCGGGCGCGGGGCGCGGCCCGGTGGCGAGGCGGTGGGTGCCGGGGCGGTCGACGACGATCGCGCGTGACGTCATGCGTCGGCCCCGCCCGGTGACCGCTTCTCCCAGCCCTCGGCCCACAGGTCGAACCGCGCCTGCTGCTGCGGGAACTCGGCGGCCGCGTCGACGTCGAGTTCGACGCCGAGACCCGGCTCGTGCGACAGCTCGAAGCAACCGGTCTCCGGGTCGACCCGCGGGGCGCCCTTGACGACCTTCTTGATGTCGGCGTCCGCGAAGTCGTTGAAGTGTTCCAGGATCTTGAAGTTCGGGGAGGTGAAGCCGACCTGGAGGGACGCGGCGGTCAGGACGGGACCGCCGACGTTGTGCGGGGCGACCAGCATGTAGTGCGTCTCGGCCGTGGCGGCGAGCTTGCGGGTCTCCCAGATGCCGCCGATGTGGCCGACGTCGGGCTGGAGGATGTCGACGGCCTGGCTCTCGAACAGCTCCCGGAACTCGATCCGGTCGTGGATGCGCTCACCCGTGGCGACCGGCATGTCCACCTTCGCCGCGACCTTCTCCAGGGCCTTCAGGTTCTCCGGCGGCACCGGCTCCTCCAGCCACGCGGGCCGGAACGGCGCGAGGTCGCGGGCGAGCCGGATCGCCGTGGCGGGCGAGAACCGGCCGTGCATCTCCAGCATCAGCTCCGCGTCGGGTCCGATGGCGTCGCGCACGGCCTCGATCAACGACACGGCGTACAGGCTCTGTTCGTGGTCGAGTTCGTAGTGACCGGTCCCGAACGGGTCGATCTTCAGGGCGCGGTAGCCGCGCTCCATGACGCCCTGCGCGGCCTTGTGGTACGCCTCCGGGGTGCGCTCGGTGGTGTACCAGCCGTTCGCGTACGCCTTGACGCGGTCGGTGACCTTCCCCCCGAGCAGCTGCCACACCGGGACGCCGAGGGCCTTCCCCTTGATGTCCCAGCACGCCATCTCGACGACGGCGATGCCCGACATCACGATCTCGCCGGCCCGGCCGTAGTCGCCGTACTTCATCCGGCGCACGAGGTCCTCGACCGCGAACGGGTCGGACCCCTCGATGTGGTTGGCCGCCGCCTCGCGGAGGTAGCCGATGAGCGCGTCGGTGTGCCCGAGCATGCGGGTCTCCCCGACACCGGTCAGACCCTCGTCGGTGTGGACCTGGACGTAGGTGAGATTCCGCCACGGCGTTCCGACCACATGCGTGCTGATTCCCGTAATGCGCAAGGCAGTTGCCCCTTGACTTGTTCGGTATTTCGTCACACGTTCGAAATGTTGGCGTGACGGTATTCACGGTGGCCTGAAGGTGTCAATGGGTCGCGCACAACCGGAAGCGGGCCCGCGGACGCCCATTGCGCCGCGAACTGCGCCGTGCCTAACCTGTGTTCGTCATACCGATCAGCGACCGAAGTTTCGGACGCGCAGGGTGGGAGGGCCGAACTCATGGGACGACTGGTGCCCGCGGTGACCAGGTCGCTGGACATACTCGAACTGTTCCTGGAGGGCGACGGCACGTTCTCGGCGCCCGAGGTCACCCGCAGGCTGCAACTGCCGCGCACCACCGTGCACGAGCTCCTGACCACCCTGGCGGCCCGCTCGTACCTCGTCCCGATCCCGGACCAGCCGGGACGCTACCGCCTCGGTGTGCGCACCTACCAGCTCGGCAGCCGGTACGCCGAACAGCTCGACCTCGCCGCCGAGGGCAGGCAGGTGGCGCAGCAGGTCGCCGAGACCTGCGACGAGACCGTCCACGTCGCCATCCTGGAGGACACGGACGTCATCTACATCGCCAAGGTCGACTCCACGCACGCCGTGCGCATGGTCTCCGCGACGGGCCGCAGGCTCCCCGCGCACTGCACCTCGGTCGGCAAGATGCTGCTCGCCTCCCTCCCGCAGGACGAACTCGAAACCCGCGTCCGCGGCCGGGAGTTCACCGCCATGACCCCCGACAGCATCACCGACCCGGACGCCCTGCTCGCCGCCCTCGCCGACGTCCGCGAACGGGGCGTCGCGGTCGAGCACCGGGAGTCCAACCCGGACGTCAGCTGCGTGGCGGCGCCGGTGCGCGACAGCGCGGGACAGGTCGTCGCGGCCCTCTCCATCTCCGTGCCGATGATCCGCTGGTCCGAGGAGCGCGAGCGCGAACTGGCCGGCCTGGCAGCCAAGGGCGCCGACGACCTGTCGGCCAGGCTCGGCCACCGGGGCACGCGGTGAACCGCGTCTTCGACGTCGCCGTGCGCGCGGAGGCGTCGCTCGGCGAGGGCCCCACCTGGGACGCGGCGGCCGACCGTCTCATCTGGGTCGACATCCTCGGCTCCCGCGTCCACACGTACGCCCCCGGGGACGGCCGGCGCACGGTCATGGCCACCGAACAGCACGTCGGCACCGCCAAGCCCCGCGCGGGCGGCGGCCTCGTCGTCAACCTCCGTGACGGCATCGGCCTCTACGGTCCCGGCGGCGCACCCTTCACCTGGCTGGTCCGCGACCCCGTGCCGGGCCGGCGCGGGAACGACGCGGCCGTCGCGCCCGACGGCGCGCTCTGGGCGGGCACGATGCGCTACGACGAGGCGCCCGGCGGCGGCAGCCTCCTGCGCGTCGCTCCCGACGGCACCGTCACCGAGTCGGCCGCCGACGTCGCCGTCAGCAACGGCACGGGCTGGAGCCCCGACGGTCGGCTCATGTACTACGTGGACAGCCCGACGCGACGCATCGACGTACTGGACTTCGACGGGCGACAGGGCCTGAAACGCAGGCCGTTCGCGCACGTGGAGGAGCGGGCGGGCTTCCCCGACGGGCTCACCGTCGACGCCGAGGGATGCGTCTGGGTGGCGCTCTGGGACGGCGCCGCGGTCCGCCGCTACACCCCCGACGGCCGCCTGGACCGCACCGTCGACCTCCCCGTGCGCCGCCCCACGGCCTGCGCCTTCGGCGGCACGGACCTGCGCGACCTGTACATCACGACGGCCCGCACCGGCCTCGACCGCCCGCACCCCCTCTCGGGTTCGGTGCTCGTCGTGCCGGATGCGGGCCGGGGTCTGCCGGGCACCCCGTTCGCGGGCTGAGCACGGCTCCCGGGGCTCAGCCCTCAAGTCCCCTGAGGTACTTGCCGAACTTCTCCAGACCGTCGATGTTGCGCGGCCCGCTGATGCCCTCGTTGTAGTCGAGGACGAAGAAATTGTTCTTCTTGACGGCGGGCAGCTCCTTCGTGTGCGGGGACTTCTTCAGGAACTCGATCTTCTTCTTGGCGGGCTGGTCGCCGTAGTCGAAGATGATGACGACCTCGGGCTCGGCCTTGGTCACGGCCTCCCAGGTGACCTGCGTCCAGCGCTCGTCGAGGCCGTCGAAGATGTTCCTGCCGCCCGCGCTCCTGATGATGTCGTTCGGCGGGACCTGGCTGCCGGCCGTGAAGGGCTGGTCGGTGCCGGAGTCGTAGAGGAACACGGGGACCCGCTTGCCGTCCTTCGCCTCGGGGGCCCTCGCCTCCACGGCCGCCACGCGCTTCTTCAGGTCGCCGACGACCCTGTCCGCCTTCTCCTCGACCCGGAAGATCTTCCCGAGCCGCTCCAGGTCGCTGTAGAGCGCCTTGAACGGGGTGACCTTCTGCGGGTGGCCGGGATAGTTGAAGCAGCTCTCCGTGTGCATGAAGCTCTGGATGCCGAGCTTGTCGAGGATCTTCGGGGTGATGCCGCGCTGGTCGCTGAAGCCGGAGTTCCAGCCCGCGACCACGAAGTCGGACTCCGCCTCGACGACGAGCTCCTTGTTGAGCAGATCGTCGCTGAGCATCTTCACCTTGGCGTACTCCGACGCCCAGGGGGACTCG
This window encodes:
- a CDS encoding mandelate racemase/muconate lactonizing enzyme family protein, whose translation is MRITGISTHVVGTPWRNLTYVQVHTDEGLTGVGETRMLGHTDALIGYLREAAANHIEGSDPFAVEDLVRRMKYGDYGRAGEIVMSGIAVVEMACWDIKGKALGVPVWQLLGGKVTDRVKAYANGWYTTERTPEAYHKAAQGVMERGYRALKIDPFGTGHYELDHEQSLYAVSLIEAVRDAIGPDAELMLEMHGRFSPATAIRLARDLAPFRPAWLEEPVPPENLKALEKVAAKVDMPVATGERIHDRIEFRELFESQAVDILQPDVGHIGGIWETRKLAATAETHYMLVAPHNVGGPVLTAASLQVGFTSPNFKILEHFNDFADADIKKVVKGAPRVDPETGCFELSHEPGLGVELDVDAAAEFPQQQARFDLWAEGWEKRSPGGADA
- a CDS encoding IclR family transcriptional regulator, whose translation is MGRLVPAVTRSLDILELFLEGDGTFSAPEVTRRLQLPRTTVHELLTTLAARSYLVPIPDQPGRYRLGVRTYQLGSRYAEQLDLAAEGRQVAQQVAETCDETVHVAILEDTDVIYIAKVDSTHAVRMVSATGRRLPAHCTSVGKMLLASLPQDELETRVRGREFTAMTPDSITDPDALLAALADVRERGVAVEHRESNPDVSCVAAPVRDSAGQVVAALSISVPMIRWSEERERELAGLAAKGADDLSARLGHRGTR
- a CDS encoding SMP-30/gluconolactonase/LRE family protein — encoded protein: MNRVFDVAVRAEASLGEGPTWDAAADRLIWVDILGSRVHTYAPGDGRRTVMATEQHVGTAKPRAGGGLVVNLRDGIGLYGPGGAPFTWLVRDPVPGRRGNDAAVAPDGALWAGTMRYDEAPGGGSLLRVAPDGTVTESAADVAVSNGTGWSPDGRLMYYVDSPTRRIDVLDFDGRQGLKRRPFAHVEERAGFPDGLTVDAEGCVWVALWDGAAVRRYTPDGRLDRTVDLPVRRPTACAFGGTDLRDLYITTARTGLDRPHPLSGSVLVVPDAGRGLPGTPFAG
- a CDS encoding ABC transporter substrate-binding protein is translated as MRHTRSLALASALTAALALSGCGADLDPADDGAKGADKKTVVERCGEPVPYKVPRRAVVYEGGSADKLFSLGLTEHVHGYVMPPANPPVSESPWASEYAKVKMLSDDLLNKELVVEAESDFVVAGWNSGFSDQRGITPKILDKLGIQSFMHTESCFNYPGHPQKVTPFKALYSDLERLGKIFRVEEKADRVVGDLKKRVAAVEARAPEAKDGKRVPVFLYDSGTDQPFTAGSQVPPNDIIRSAGGRNIFDGLDERWTQVTWEAVTKAEPEVVIIFDYGDQPAKKKIEFLKKSPHTKELPAVKKNNFFVLDYNEGISGPRNIDGLEKFGKYLRGLEG